A DNA window from Hydractinia symbiolongicarpus strain clone_291-10 chromosome 6, HSymV2.1, whole genome shotgun sequence contains the following coding sequences:
- the LOC130647217 gene encoding uncharacterized protein LOC130647217, translating into MAQKENNMSSALEGLSNLVRALEQHKKKPEQNSESNNVEEAVHLLFRPNRQEKNEHADRNTLSRRLPSSTKRPFTNTNTSKRRKSATFMKDLVLIPSPKIKVIPKGELKEHLQSSGFIVNAFEVLLEAQEEEIRETIFEKFQDKLPSKNQFSFMKPVHKKLMNPSGINNINGKVLKHLSSPGINGCIYIRSLIDITKSYFSAFINCYEKEEKVESDSDDGLLETPAFRLIKDVNNYTSTGQIESSSQSSSKDLVLEQSEKKLGCSTEFVMKNLVDIRTIHAATGNKQKISINRSDTYLKTTLIQHKRGQIDISYFPEVTFENGEEGMDADGPKREYFYILLDRLIRGEGSIQLFEGDINHKVPVHNEYHLDSELYLYAGKVIAHSILHNGGPVIGLSPAYVHFLITNDIAEAYSVVTDQDFPDFELRHIIQQIRSCDDDKEMFAYQSNDFLQCELKAAGFGHSMLTTKTKDTALYLLTIYCIFKMRHEETEQLQEGFETISLISVLKNNRSIWKDVFQSTSDVVIQAEDLYNQFKLPKAIKEAEEKALVFFKDYVMSLANGNEDTVDEAITTKDLLVFCCSSPVPLENGVTLKFNRRGKPLPDADTCLSILSIPICHDAYNDFKKAIDATLRLQGQGFGRL; encoded by the exons ATGGCGCAGAAAGAAAACAACATGAGCTCTGCACTTGAAGGCCTCAGCAACCTTGTTCGTGCTTTGGAACAGCACAAAAAGAAGCCCGAGCAGAACAGCGAATCAAACAATGTTGAAGAAGCTGTACATTTACTCTTCCGTCCAAATAGACAAGAGAAAAATG aACACGCAGATCGGAACACTCTCAGCAGACGATTACCATCTTCCACCAAGAGACCTTTTACTAATACCAATACTTCTAAGCGAAGGAAATCTGCAACATTCATGAAAGATCTTGTGTTAATTCCTTCACCAAAGATTAAAGTTATACCGAAAGGTGAATTGAAGGAACATTTACAATCATCAGGATTTATTGTTAATGCCTTCGAAGTTTTACTTGAAGCTCAGGAGGAGGAAATCAgagaaacgatttttgaaaagttCCAAGATAAACTTCCAAGCAAGAATCAATTTTCATTTATGAAACCtgtacataaaaaattaatgaatCCTTCAGGCATAAATAACATAAATGGAAAAGTTTtaaagcatttgtcttctcctGGTATAAACGGGTGCATATATATCAGGTCTTTAATTGACATAactaaaagttattttagtGCATTCATCAATTGCTATGAAAAGGAAGAAAAGGTTGAATCTGACAGTGACGATGGATTATTAGAAACGCCAGCATTTAGATTAATTAAAGATGTAAATAACTATACTTCAACAGGCCAAATTGAGTCATCATCTCAAAGTTCATCAAAGGATCTTGTGCTTgaacaatcagaaaaaaaacttgGCTGCAGTACAGAATTTGTGATGAAGAATTTGGTTGATATTCGTACAATTCATGCGGCAACAgggaacaaacaaaaaatttcaatcaacaGGTCagatacatatttaaaaaccaCTTTAATTCAACATAAACGTGGTCAAATTGACATATCTTACTTCCCAGAAGTAACCTTCGAAAATGGAGAAGAAGGCATGGATGCAGATGGTCCAAAAAGGGAATATTTTTACATATTACTTGATCGATTGATACGTGGAGAAGGAAGCATTCAATTGTTTGAGGGAGATATAAATCATAAAGTTCCTGTTCACAATGAATACCACTTGGACAGTGAGTTATATCTCTATGCTGGAAAAGTTATTGCACATAGCATTCTACATAACGGAGGACCAGTTATTGGTTTATCTCCTGCATATGTCCATTTTTTGATTACTAATGATATTGCAGAAGCATATTCTGTTGTAACAGATCAAGATTTTCCAGATTTTGAATTACGACACATAATACAGCAG ATACGATCATGTGATGATGACAAAGAAATGTTTGCATATCAAAGTAATGATTTCTTACAGTGTGAACTTAAAGCTGCTGGATTTGGGCATTCCATGCTTACAACTAAGACCAAGGACACAGCTTTGTATCTGTTAACTATATATTGCATCTTTAAAATGAGACATGAAGAAACAGAGCAACTACAAGAAGGTTTTGAAACCATCTCCCTTATCAGTGTGCTAAAAAACAATCGAAGCATTTGGAAAGATGTATTTCAATCCACATCTGACGTTGTGATTCAGGCCGAAGATCTTTACAATCAATTTAAGTTACCTAAGGCGATAAAGGAGGCAGAAGAGAAAGCACTGGTGTTCTTTAAAGACTATGTTATGTCATTag CAAACGGCAATGAAGATACAGTTGATGAAG ctatcaCAACAAAAGACCTATTAGTATTTTGTTGCTCTTCGCCAGTTCCTTTAGAAAATGGCGTTACTCTAAAGTTCAACAGGAGAGGTAAACCATTGCCTGATGCAGATACGTGTCTTTCGATACTTTCGATTCCAATTTGTCATGATGCATATAACGATTTCAAAAAGGCAATTGATGCTACCTTACGATTACAAGGACAGGGTTTTGGACGTTTGTga
- the LOC130648096 gene encoding uncharacterized protein LOC130648096 codes for MKINRFLPLNEIGQEIYNIQFDEIIWNLASIYLEYLQVPDISDRIPEVIRSLQNSYEELVKHRCRGGVKSNAYISPRAVTGEVGRPKYEVPKEQVISLKKIGYQWKDIAQMLGISIKTLRRRRKEFDLPFGEAEYSDITDQQLDEIVREVLLILPNCGERMVIGAITSKHIKVKRERLRQSIMRVDALSRVMRRRNCIQRRRYNVKSPNSLWHMDGHHKLIRWRIVFHGCIDGYSRLVTFLRCNSNNRSTTVLDLFLEAINKYNVPRRIRTDHGTENIEVARWMLGHFGVASKPVITGLSVHNQRIERLWRDLVIQVVDYFKGIFYFMEQQEMLDPVNDVDLYALHSVFLPRINRACEKFVKQWNNHPLSTEGNRTPYQLWTQGMYMNWHSSDNGLRQIMEENENIGTHGVELDGPAPLIASINNVNVPEIALNLPDNFMQNIDPLSEDHNHGINLYIQTRELLVHAL; via the exons ATGAAGat AAACAGGTTTTTGCCCTTGAATGAAATCGGGCAGGAAATTTACAACATTCAGTTTGACGAAATTATATGGAATTTAGCATCAATATACTTAGAGTACTTACAAGTGCCTGATATAAGTGATCGTATACCAGAAGTTATTAGGTCACTACAAAATTCTTATGAAGAACTAGTGAAACATCGTTGTCGAGGTGGTGTGAAAAGCAATGCTTACATTAGTCCTAGAGCTGTGACTGGTGAGGTTGGCAGACCAAAGTATGAAGTGCCAAAGGAACAAGTCATTAGCTTGAAAAAGATCGGATATCAATGGAAGGACATTGCTCAAATGCTTGGTATTAGTATCAAAACACTCCGTCGTCGTCGTAAAGAATTTGATTTACCTTTTGGAGAAGCAGAATATTCAGACATAACTGATCAACAACTCGATGAAATAGTTCGAGAAGTGCTTTTGATACTCCCAAATTGCGGCGAAAGAATGGTAATAGGTGCAATTACCAGCAAACATATTAAGGTGAAAAGAGAAAGATTGCGACAATCAATCATGAGGGTAGACGCGTTGAGCAGGGTGATGAGACGAAggaattgtatacaaagaaggagGTACAATGTGAAATCTCCAAATTCGCTGTG gcATATGGATGGTCATCATAAGTTAATTAGATGGCGCATTGTGTTTCACGGATGTATAGATGGTTATTCAAGATTAGTAACATTTCTCAGATGTAATTCAAATAACAGAAGCACTACCGTATTAGATCTATTTCTGGAAGCCATCAATAAATACAATGTCCCTAGGAGAATTCGCACTGACCACGGTACAGAAAATATTGAAGTGGCACGATGGATGCTGGGACACTTTGGTGTGGCCAGTAAGCCTGTCATAACTGGACTATCAGTGCATAATCAAAGAATCGAAAGGCTTTGGCGCGACTTAGTCATACAGGTGGTTGATTATTTTAAaggcattttttatttcatggagCAGCAAGAAATGTTAGACCCCGTAAATGATGTAGATTTGTACGCATTGCATAGCGTGTTTTTGCCTAGAATTAATCGTGCTTGCGAGAAATTTGTGAAGCAGTGGAATAATCATCCTTTATCAACTGAAGGCAATAGAACGCCGTATCAGCTGTGGACTCAAGGCATGTATATGAACTGGCATTCTTCTGATAACGGTTTGAGACAGATAATGgaggaaaatgaaaacattggtaCACATGGAGTCGAACTTGACGGTCCAGCTCCTTTAATAGCTTCGATCAACAACGTAAATGTTCCTGAGATAGCTCTGAATTTACCAGACaattttatgcaaaatattGACCCGCTTTCTGAAGACCACAATCACGGAATAAACTTGTACATTCAAACTCGTGAATTATTGGTACATGCGCTATGA